The sequence below is a genomic window from Sorangiineae bacterium MSr12523.
CCCGCCACCAGCCAGGCGGGAAGGCCGCAGAGAAGCCCCATCACGATGAGCCACCCCAGCTCGACGTGCAGAAGGCCGGCCAGTGCGACGGGCCCGGGATGCGGCGGGAGAAACGCGTGCGTGATGGACAACCCGGCGAGGAGCGGCATCGAGTAGAGCACGATGGATCGACCGCCGCGATGCGCAGCCACGTACACGAGCGGGGCGAGCACGAAGATGCCAATGTCGAAGAAGACGGGAATACCGAAGATCAAACCGGACAATCCCATCGCGAGCGGCGCGCGTTCTTTGCCAAAGAGGGCCAGCAATTTGGCCGTGAGCACCTCCGCACCGCCCGAGGCCTCCAAAATACCGCCCAGAAGGGTGCCGAGCCCGATGATCAAGGCCACGTGGCCGAGGATGTTGCCAAACCCCGCCTCGATCAGAGACCCCGAGCTCTTTTGCGCGGAGCCCACGATTTGCTCCACGGGAAGGCCCGCGCCCAGCGCCACCAAAAGCCCTGCAATGAGCAGCGCGATGAAGGGCTCGACCTTGAATCGAATGATCAACAGGAGCAAAACGCCAATGCCGACCGCGGACAGCGTGAGCAGGCCACCGGTCTCGTGTTGCAGCCAGTGCAATCGATCCATGGTCTTTTACTAACTGAGAATTTACGAAATGTGGCGGAGAGAATGGCCCGGCAATGCACCGGTGGGACGTCCATCGTCGATCACGGCCACGCCATTGACGAAGACGTAGGGGATCCCCGCCGCGCGTTGGCGGGGATCATCGTAGGTCGATGTGTCGGCCACCTGGTCGGGGTGAAACAGGACGAGATCGGCCGCGTAGCCTTCGCGAACCAACCCGCGGTCACTGAATCCCAATCGACGGGCCGCGCGGCCGGTGAGGTGCGCGATGCACTCTTCCAATCCGAGCACGCCGAGCTCGCGGACGTAGTGGCCGAGGTAGCGCGGAAATGTTCCCCAGGCGCGCGGGTGCGGACGATTGCCGACCAAAAGGCCGTCGCTGCCGCCCGTGTGCGCTGGGTGGCGCATGATGGCCTGCACGTTGTCCTCGTGACCCACGTGCATCAAACACGATGTCCCGAGTCGCTCGTCGCGCAGAACGTCGAAGTACAATTCCGCCGGCTGCTTCTGCGCACGGGATGCCGCCTCCGCCACGCTATGGCCAACCAGGTGCGCGTTGCGCGCGTGCCGCACGCCGTTTATTTCGATGGACCGCCAGTCCACCGGAACACCGTGGCAGCCGTCCGATCCGCTTTCCTCCAGCTCGCGCCGGATTTTCTCGCGCGTGTCCGCATCCGAAAGGCGCGCAATCGCCGCATCGAGACCGCCCTCGGTGACCCAACTCGGAAGCAGCGCGGAGAGGTACGTCGCCCCGGCGAGGTACGGATACGTATCCAACGTGATGTCCACGCCGTCGGCCATCGCGCGATCCAAAAGGTGCAATAGCTCCTCCGCGCGGCCGGCGTTCACTGGGAAATTCATGGTCGCGTGTGCAAGGTGCAGCGCACAGCCGGAGCGGCGAGACACGTCGACCATTTCGGCATAAGCCTCGACGGCGCCTTTGCCGTAGCTGCGATGGTGCGGGCTGTAAAAGCCGCGCCGGCGCGCGACGACTTCACACAATGCGACCAGTTCGTCGGTGCCGGCGTACATGCCGGGTGTGTACGTCAATCCGGACGAGAGGCCGGCGGCCCCCTGGGCCATGCCCTCGTCGATCATGGTGCGCATCGCATCGAGCTCGGAGGCGGTGGCCGGGCGGTCTTCCCACCCGAGGCAGAGCATGCGCACCGTGCCTTGCGGCACGAGGTACACCGCATTCACCGCGATGCCCCGATCGAGGCGATCCAAATATTCGCCCACGCTGCGCCAATCCCAGGAAAAACCTGGAGGATCGTCGTTCCACCCCGCGAGCTGCGCGCGCAAGGTCTCGAGCACCGCATCGTTCACCGGCGCATAGGACAGGCCGTCCTGGCCGATGACCTCGCACGTGACCCCCTGGGAGATCTTCGCGAGGTGATCGGGTTTGGCGAGCACCTGAAGATCCGAATGCGAGTGCATATCGATGAATCCAGGCGCCAAGACCAAATCCGAAGCATCGATGATGCGGCGGCCGGTGAGAGGCCGATCGCGATCGATGGCCGCAATGCGACCGTTGGAAAGACCTACGTCGGCGTGAAACGAGGGTGCTCCGCTACCGTCGGCCACCCGCACCCCACGGAAGACGATATCCATGGGTGATTCACTATCAGAAGAACGTGCGCACCAGATCGACGACACGCGTTCCATTCACCACGGGAATGAGCGGCCACTTGTCGAAGGTCGTACAGGGGTGCGACAACCCAAAGCGCACCCATTCTCCCACCTCGACCCGATCTTCGTCGCCCACCGCGAGAAACGCGTGCTGATCGTTCAATGCGGTGATCCGCGATTGAATGAGCGGCACCGTCACCCCGCCATTTCGGCGGCGAAACTGCGGCTCGGGCAAATCCTGATCGAAGGGCACGTCCCGCCGACCCATCGTGAGGAGCGCCAGAGCTGGCTCGGGGTGCGAGCTGATTTGGGCCCAAGCATGGATCGCAGGCCGGAAGGGCGTGCCGCCCTCCATGCGGTGCTCGCGACCAAAAGGAGAAAGGCGGCGGTATAGACCGTCGTCGTGGGTCAAATAGCAACCGCTGCGCAGAATACCGAGCACGTGCAGCCCCGCGGGCCACGTTTGGGTAAACGCGGCCGCCACTTGATCGAAATACGCGCTGCCGCCGGCGGTCACGCGAATGGGCTCCGTTCCCAAGTCGACGAAGTGACCGCCCTCGGCGAGGCGCAGCACGAGCTCGCGGATGTCCGATAGATACGCATCCACGGTGGCGAGATCCTCGGGGCTCGCCCCCCGCACGAGCGCAGTCTCGTAGCCGGCCACCCCCACGAGACGAAGCGCAGGGCTGGCCATCACGGCCTCGGCCACCTCGATCGCCGCCGAAAGACCGCGTGCACCGGTGCGACCGCCCGCGCCGCCGAGTTCCACCATGACGTCGATGGGACGACCACGAACGGAGGGATGCGCTGCCAAAACATCGGTCATGCGGCCGACGCCCGCGACCGAATCGACGAAGCACGCAAAGGAAAACGCTGGATCGCGATCCAACTCGCCGGTGAGCCAACGAAGCGCGGCCGGGTCGACCAATTGATTCGCCATCAGCACACGGCTGACCCCGAATGCGCGGTAGACACGGAGTTGGCTGATATTGGCCGCGGTGATGGCCCACGCTCCATGATCGAGCTGCCGCGCGAACAATTGCGGTGCCATCGTGGTCTTGCCGTGCGGCGCCAGGGCGAGACCGTGACGTTTGCACCACGTGGCCATGGTCCGCAGATTGTGCTCCAGCGCAGGCTCGTCGAGGACGACCAGCGGTCCGACGAAATCGTCGCTGAACAGATCGAGACCGGCATTTACCGCGTCGGCGACACGCGTACCGAACAGCTTCGACGGCATGCCTTTGAAGCGCCAGTCGATCCGCTCGTCGCGAAGAGCCATCACCGCATCCCGATCCAAGCTTGCCGGCTCGATGATTTTCACGCGCTAATGCCTACAACGCTGGTCAGGTTCCGCAAGACCTTAAAGGGCCTGAGGCGCGCACCAAGGTGGCCCGATGCTCAGGTGCTCAAGGGATGACACGTGTGGATGCAGGGGCGCGCGTGATCTTGGGGCGGTATTCCAGATGGAGATCCATGCGCGTCGTCCCCGACGCGACCTGAACGGTCGCGGACGCTTCACCGAGGCCTGCGACGCGCGCGTTCACGGTCATCGGCCCCGGGGGAACGCCATCGATGCGGTAACGCCCGCCGCCTGCGCTCACCGCGTGAAGCGGATGGAGCAAGACGTATACATCGAGGCGCACGCCGTCGTTTCCCATGCGATCGCGCAGGGTGAAATATCCGGGGTGAGGCGGATGCAGCGATAGGGGATCGCCGTTTCCACGTGGAGGCGCGACCATCAACGCAGGCATCGGGGCTTGGTCGAAGCTGGGACCGAGAACACGGTCGGACGCGTTGACGATCTCGAGCCGCTGGCCGTACGTCATGGTGACCGTTCGCATGGAGAAGCCATCGTCGGTGAAGACGATGCGCTTCGCCGGCCCGGGCTCGGGCACCGGGCCGGTGTACTGGGTAAGCGCCACGACGGCGTCGTCGAGCGGATGCTGCGAGGTATGCGCTTCGTCATCCCAGACGAAGATCGTGCCCTCGACGCTTCCTGTTTCCGGCGCCGTCCCACGAGGCGCGTGGCAGCCCGCCACCAGCGCAAGGAGTGCAATCCACTTCATGGGGCGCCTCCGTCGGTGCGCGCATCGATGCACTGCAGGCTCGTGAGCGCACCCGAAGGCGGATTGCCCTCTTTCGAAAAGAGAATCGCTTGCCCGCAGCGTCCACCCTCCACGTAGCACCACCCGGCCTTCGCCTCCCCCTTGCTGCAATCGACGTTGGCCGGAAGCTGTATCACCTCGCAAATCGGCAGCGTGCTC
It includes:
- a CDS encoding carboxypeptidase-like regulatory domain-containing protein, producing the protein MKWIALLALVAGCHAPRGTAPETGSVEGTIFVWDDEAHTSQHPLDDAVVALTQYTGPVPEPGPAKRIVFTDDGFSMRTVTMTYGQRLEIVNASDRVLGPSFDQAPMPALMVAPPRGNGDPLSLHPPHPGYFTLRDRMGNDGVRLDVYVLLHPLHAVSAGGGRYRIDGVPPGPMTVNARVAGLGEASATVQVASGTTRMDLHLEYRPKITRAPASTRVIP
- a CDS encoding D-aminoacylase, with amino-acid sequence MDIVFRGVRVADGSGAPSFHADVGLSNGRIAAIDRDRPLTGRRIIDASDLVLAPGFIDMHSHSDLQVLAKPDHLAKISQGVTCEVIGQDGLSYAPVNDAVLETLRAQLAGWNDDPPGFSWDWRSVGEYLDRLDRGIAVNAVYLVPQGTVRMLCLGWEDRPATASELDAMRTMIDEGMAQGAAGLSSGLTYTPGMYAGTDELVALCEVVARRRGFYSPHHRSYGKGAVEAYAEMVDVSRRSGCALHLAHATMNFPVNAGRAEELLHLLDRAMADGVDITLDTYPYLAGATYLSALLPSWVTEGGLDAAIARLSDADTREKIRRELEESGSDGCHGVPVDWRSIEINGVRHARNAHLVGHSVAEAASRAQKQPAELYFDVLRDERLGTSCLMHVGHEDNVQAIMRHPAHTGGSDGLLVGNRPHPRAWGTFPRYLGHYVRELGVLGLEECIAHLTGRAARRLGFSDRGLVREGYAADLVLFHPDQVADTSTYDDPRQRAAGIPYVFVNGVAVIDDGRPTGALPGHSLRHIS
- a CDS encoding amino acid deaminase encodes the protein MKIIEPASLDRDAVMALRDERIDWRFKGMPSKLFGTRVADAVNAGLDLFSDDFVGPLVVLDEPALEHNLRTMATWCKRHGLALAPHGKTTMAPQLFARQLDHGAWAITAANISQLRVYRAFGVSRVLMANQLVDPAALRWLTGELDRDPAFSFACFVDSVAGVGRMTDVLAAHPSVRGRPIDVMVELGGAGGRTGARGLSAAIEVAEAVMASPALRLVGVAGYETALVRGASPEDLATVDAYLSDIRELVLRLAEGGHFVDLGTEPIRVTAGGSAYFDQVAAAFTQTWPAGLHVLGILRSGCYLTHDDGLYRRLSPFGREHRMEGGTPFRPAIHAWAQISSHPEPALALLTMGRRDVPFDQDLPEPQFRRRNGGVTVPLIQSRITALNDQHAFLAVGDEDRVEVGEWVRFGLSHPCTTFDKWPLIPVVNGTRVVDLVRTFF